TCTCCAACCTCGACGCTCCAACCCGCCTCCAAATGCGTGCTGAGATCACCCGGCTCCAGCGCCGGCTCGGCGCGACAATGCTCTACGTCACCCACGACCAGATAGAGGCCCTGACGCTGGGCCAGCGCGTCGCCGTGATGAAGGACGGGGTCATCCAGCAAGTCGCCGCTCCCCTGGCGCTTTACGAGCAGCCTGCCAATCTCTTTGTCGCCGGGTTCATAGGTTCCCCGCCCATGAATTTCTTCGACGGCACGTTGCGGGAAGAAGGCACTGCGATCATGTTCCAGGAAGCCGCCCGCGGCCACGCTGCCGCCGCAAGACCAATCGCCCTCCCGCTCGATACCGCCCTCGCCCCACGCCTGCGAGAATACCTTGGCAAGCCGATCGTCTTAGGCATCCGGCCCGAGCGCATCCATTGTGGTTCCCTCCCGCCCAACACCCCGCCGGAGCGCACCTGCCAAGCCGTGGTTGAACTTGTCCAGCCGATGGGGGCAGAAACTTACCTTCACCTCGCCGGCCACACGCGCCCCATCGTTGCTCGCGTTCCTCCCGCTCACCTCGCCCACCCCAATGAAACCATCAGGCTCGTCTTCGACTCCCGTCACGTCCACCTCTTCGACGGCACCTTGAGGGACGGAGGCAGCGCGATTGTCTGAAACCTCCGGGACCTGCCGGCAGAGATGACCCTTCCCTAGACCACCAACACCGAGTTGGTGCTCCCAAAGGTGTTCTCGATGCACTCCTTGGCAGTCGGATCGTTCAACCATTCCCCATCCGCGACGAACCGATACTCGTACCTTCCCGCGGGCAACCACACGGTTGCTTTCCAGGTTCCTCCCGGGCCCGCGCTCATGGGCGTGCGGTCAACCCCCCAATCGTTGAATGTCCCCGCCACTGCCACCGATCTTGCCCGGGGCAGCTTTAAGGTGAATTCTACCGGCCTCTCCGCCGACAGTTGTTCAGGATGCGTGCCGATGAGGGCTGCGGGCCGCGCTGCCGTGG
Above is a window of Candidatus Paceibacterota bacterium DNA encoding:
- a CDS encoding ABC transporter ATP-binding protein, producing MAQVVLEHLTKVFKGPAGERVRAVDNTCLSVEDKELLVLVGPSGCGKTTTLRLIAGLEEPTAGAISIGGQVVNRLPPKDRDVAMVFQNSALYPHMSVYDNMAFGLKLRRCPRAEIDQRVRDAAQTLNLTACLDRRPATLSGGQRQRVALGRALVRRPSLLLLDEPLSNLDAPTRLQMRAEITRLQRRLGATMLYVTHDQIEALTLGQRVAVMKDGVIQQVAAPLALYEQPANLFVAGFIGSPPMNFFDGTLREEGTAIMFQEAARGHAAAARPIALPLDTALAPRLREYLGKPIVLGIRPERIHCGSLPPNTPPERTCQAVVELVQPMGAETYLHLAGHTRPIVARVPPAHLAHPNETIRLVFDSRHVHLFDGTLRDGGSAIV
- a CDS encoding isoamylase early set domain-containing protein, producing the protein MQPRHNRATTAARPAALIGTHPEQLSAERPVEFTLKLPRARSVAVAGTFNDWGVDRTPMSAGPGGTWKATVWLPAGRYEYRFVADGEWLNDPTAKECIENTFGSTNSVLVV